From Amphritea atlantica, a single genomic window includes:
- a CDS encoding sigma-54-dependent Fis family transcriptional regulator produces the protein MTKISWLRTMRNVLDSYHNPAVLIDAEYNVVATNSSYDFRFGGLNGRSSAKCFFLSHGYQQPCDLEGETCPMQEARDSGHRASVLHIHNTPQGKEHVGIDTIPISDDEERAYFIEVMNPIREVSAEPIANKMIGRSGAFNELVDLIQRAGKTDINVLLMGPSGAGKELAAQALHASSSRASKPFVTVECSGLTDSLFESELFGHMKGAFTGAISSRTGLVQSAHGGTLFLDEVGDVPLHLQVKLLRLIETKTFRPVGDSKTIAADFRLICATHKDLPAMVELGEFRDDLFHRISTFPIRLPSLSERRQDLPLLVESMLLRIEDKAPLKLTDEALQLLAQQSFKGNIRELKNILERAAVLRHSDLIGVDVIRRSLNLIPVSAAAGQKKEGLLQLAEQELSLDEVEQRYLQTLMQTYADKGRVAEIAGCSLRTLYRKLEP, from the coding sequence ATGACCAAAATAAGCTGGTTGAGAACGATGCGCAATGTTCTGGATAGTTATCATAATCCCGCCGTATTGATTGATGCCGAATATAACGTCGTTGCCACCAACAGCAGTTACGACTTCCGTTTTGGTGGCCTTAACGGTCGCAGCTCGGCGAAATGTTTTTTTCTTTCCCATGGTTATCAGCAGCCCTGCGATCTTGAAGGGGAAACCTGCCCCATGCAGGAAGCCCGTGACAGCGGTCACCGGGCCAGCGTACTGCATATTCATAATACCCCGCAGGGCAAAGAACATGTGGGTATCGATACCATTCCGATCAGCGACGATGAGGAACGCGCCTACTTTATCGAGGTGATGAATCCGATTCGTGAAGTCAGCGCAGAACCGATCGCCAATAAGATGATTGGTCGCAGCGGGGCCTTCAATGAGTTGGTCGATCTGATTCAGCGGGCGGGCAAAACCGATATCAATGTCTTGCTGATGGGGCCTTCCGGAGCGGGTAAAGAGCTGGCCGCTCAGGCCCTGCACGCCTCCAGTTCCCGGGCCAGTAAGCCTTTCGTCACAGTTGAGTGCTCCGGTCTGACGGACAGCCTGTTTGAAAGTGAACTGTTTGGCCATATGAAAGGCGCTTTTACCGGTGCGATCAGTTCCCGTACCGGCCTGGTTCAGTCGGCCCACGGCGGGACCCTGTTTCTCGATGAGGTGGGTGATGTACCACTGCATCTGCAGGTCAAGTTGTTGCGACTGATTGAAACCAAAACCTTCCGTCCGGTGGGCGACAGTAAAACGATTGCGGCTGACTTCCGGCTTATCTGCGCCACCCATAAAGATCTGCCGGCGATGGTTGAGCTGGGGGAGTTCAGGGATGATCTTTTCCACCGCATCAGCACTTTTCCTATCCGTCTGCCCTCGCTGTCGGAACGGCGTCAGGACCTGCCGTTGCTGGTGGAGAGTATGCTGCTGCGGATTGAGGATAAGGCGCCCCTGAAACTGACCGATGAAGCGTTGCAGTTGCTGGCTCAGCAGTCGTTTAAGGGCAATATACGGGAGCTGAAAAATATACTCGAGCGGGCCGCAGTCTTGCGTCATAGTGACCTGATCGGCGTGGATGTCATTCGGCGCAGCCTGAACCTGATCCCGGTTTCTGCAGCGGCTGGTCAGAAAAAAGAGGGCCTGCTGCAGCTGGCGGAACAGGAACTGAGTCTGGATGAGGTTGAACAGCGGTATCTGCAGACGCTGATGCAGACCTATGCTGATAAGGGGCGGGTTGCTGAGATTGCCGGTTGCAGCCTGCGTACCCTGTACCGCAAGCTGGAGCCGTGA
- a CDS encoding 2Fe-2S iron-sulfur cluster binding domain-containing protein has translation MTSIRLSPSGKEVDAKPGETVLETLENAGYALPNNCRAGACGECKVKVLEGEFDQGMVMDMALSQAERAEGYGLMCMCKPLSDTLEIDWGTDDAMPKLFPPRENVRCVVVDRIERTSRIAEIRLRPVGDVLRFWPGQYISLSDTSRTVTPRSYSIANAPRSDGEIVLQITRVPEGKTSHWVHDELHPGSMVNVSGPYGTFIGDPGTDGPVLCLAAGTGLAPIMSLADAALRRGFKQPVHLIFSARTEAEIYCRGLMSLWNVRHRRFKFIPTLTREEKEGLQHGRIPDILGDLYPDLSRHAIYIAGSPEFVDACIGAVKAQGADSRNIHTEGFFDQAQPERPSPERLI, from the coding sequence ATGACTTCGATCCGTTTATCCCCATCCGGTAAAGAGGTAGACGCTAAACCCGGTGAAACGGTATTAGAAACCCTTGAAAATGCCGGATATGCCCTGCCAAATAATTGCCGGGCCGGGGCCTGTGGTGAGTGTAAGGTTAAGGTGCTTGAGGGAGAGTTTGATCAGGGAATGGTGATGGATATGGCGCTGTCACAGGCGGAACGCGCCGAGGGCTACGGCCTGATGTGCATGTGTAAGCCGCTCAGTGACACGCTGGAGATTGATTGGGGTACCGATGATGCGATGCCAAAACTGTTTCCTCCCCGGGAAAATGTGCGCTGTGTGGTGGTTGACAGGATTGAGCGGACTTCGCGGATCGCTGAGATCCGCCTGCGTCCGGTGGGCGATGTGTTGCGCTTCTGGCCCGGGCAATATATCAGCCTGAGCGATACCTCCCGTACCGTGACGCCACGTTCCTATTCGATTGCTAATGCGCCACGGTCTGATGGTGAAATCGTTCTGCAGATTACCCGTGTTCCGGAGGGTAAAACCAGTCACTGGGTGCACGATGAGCTCCATCCCGGCTCAATGGTGAACGTCTCGGGGCCCTACGGCACCTTTATTGGTGATCCGGGCACCGATGGCCCGGTGCTCTGCCTCGCGGCCGGAACCGGTCTGGCACCGATTATGAGTCTGGCGGATGCCGCCCTGCGACGGGGCTTTAAACAGCCGGTACATCTGATCTTTTCCGCCCGTACGGAAGCAGAAATCTACTGTCGGGGGTTGATGTCGCTGTGGAATGTTCGCCATCGGCGGTTTAAATTTATTCCCACCCTGACCCGTGAAGAAAAAGAGGGCCTACAGCATGGCCGCATCCCGGATATTCTCGGTGACCTCTATCCTGATCTGTCCAGACACGCCATCTATATTGCCGGCAGTCCAGAGTTTGTGGATGCCTGTATCGGCGCGGTTAAGGCGCAGGGTGCCGATAGCCGCAATATCCATACGGAGGGATTCTTCGATCAGGCACAGCCAGAGAGGCCTTCGCCAGAACGGCTGATCTGA
- the cydX gene encoding cytochrome bd-I oxidase subunit CydX, which translates to MWYFAWILGVLLACSFGIINAMWLENQMDDSE; encoded by the coding sequence ATGTGGTATTTCGCCTGGATACTCGGCGTTCTTCTGGCCTGCAGCTTCGGCATTATCAATGCCATGTGGCTGGAAAACCAGATGGACGACTCTGAATAA
- a CDS encoding cytochrome ubiquinol oxidase subunit I, producing the protein MVSETVVELSRWQFALTAMYHFLFVPLTLGLSFMLAIMESVYVMTGKQVYRDMTRFWGKLFGINFALGVTTGLTMEFQFGTNWAYYSHYVGDIFGAPLAIEGLMAFFLESTFVGLFFFGWERLSKVQHLAVTWLVAIGSNFSALWILIANGWMQNPVGAYFNFETMRMEMNSFADVIFNPVAQVKFVHTVSAGYVTGAMFVLSISAFYLLRNRDVGFARRSFAIASAFGLASILSVILLGDESGYEIGEVQKVKLAAIEAEWDTHPAPAPFTLVGLPNQEQQTTDYAVRIPWLLGLIATRSIDEEITGIKDHISANEVRIRGGMQAYDLLQKLRNGEDTPANREAFNAVSDDLGYGLLLKRFTPNVSDATEAQIKMAALDSIPKVAPMFWSFRIMVATGVIMLFTFAAAFYYTARRREYKTRWLLKLAVLCLPLPWIAVETGWFIAEFGRQPWAIGEILPTYVATSTLSETDLWMSIGGFAALYSLFLCIEVFLMVKYVRKGPSALETGRYHYEDSGVTQHV; encoded by the coding sequence ATGGTTTCTGAAACAGTTGTCGAACTATCGCGCTGGCAATTTGCGCTGACAGCGATGTATCACTTCCTGTTCGTGCCCCTGACGCTGGGGCTTTCCTTTATGCTGGCGATCATGGAGTCGGTCTATGTCATGACCGGCAAGCAAGTCTACAGGGATATGACCCGTTTCTGGGGCAAATTGTTTGGCATCAACTTTGCGCTGGGCGTTACCACCGGACTGACCATGGAGTTTCAGTTCGGTACTAACTGGGCCTATTACTCACACTATGTCGGCGATATCTTCGGCGCCCCGCTGGCTATTGAAGGGCTGATGGCATTCTTCCTCGAATCAACTTTTGTTGGCTTGTTCTTCTTTGGCTGGGAACGGCTGTCAAAAGTTCAGCACCTGGCGGTCACCTGGCTGGTCGCCATCGGCTCCAACTTCTCAGCACTGTGGATTCTGATCGCCAATGGCTGGATGCAGAACCCGGTTGGCGCTTACTTTAATTTCGAGACCATGCGCATGGAGATGAACAGCTTTGCCGATGTCATCTTTAACCCGGTTGCCCAGGTTAAGTTTGTCCACACCGTTTCCGCAGGCTACGTCACCGGCGCCATGTTCGTGCTCTCTATCAGCGCCTTCTATCTGTTGCGTAACCGGGATGTCGGCTTCGCCCGTCGCTCCTTTGCGATAGCTTCAGCGTTCGGCCTGGCATCGATCCTTTCGGTAATTTTGCTGGGCGATGAAAGTGGCTATGAGATTGGCGAGGTGCAGAAGGTCAAGCTGGCCGCCATTGAAGCGGAATGGGATACCCATCCGGCTCCGGCCCCCTTTACTCTGGTGGGCCTGCCGAATCAGGAACAGCAGACCACGGACTACGCCGTGCGAATTCCCTGGCTACTGGGCCTGATCGCCACCCGTTCAATCGATGAGGAGATAACCGGTATTAAGGATCACATTAGCGCCAATGAGGTGCGCATCCGCGGGGGTATGCAGGCCTATGATCTGCTGCAGAAACTGCGCAACGGCGAGGATACGCCAGCCAACCGGGAAGCCTTCAACGCCGTCAGCGATGATCTGGGCTACGGCCTGCTGCTGAAACGCTTTACCCCGAATGTCAGCGATGCCACCGAAGCACAGATCAAAATGGCGGCACTGGATTCCATTCCGAAGGTCGCGCCGATGTTCTGGTCCTTCCGCATTATGGTGGCAACCGGCGTGATAATGTTGTTTACCTTTGCCGCCGCGTTCTATTACACCGCCCGGCGCCGCGAATACAAAACCCGCTGGCTGCTTAAACTGGCAGTACTCTGCCTGCCGCTGCCATGGATTGCGGTAGAAACCGGCTGGTTTATTGCAGAATTTGGCCGACAGCCATGGGCCATCGGTGAGATTCTGCCGACCTATGTTGCCACCTCAACCCTCAGTGAAACCGATCTGTGGATGAGTATCGGCGGCTTTGCTGCCCTCTATAGCCTGTTCCTCTGTATCGAGGTTTTCCTGATGGTCAAATATGTACGCAAGGGGCCCAGCGCCCTGGAAACCGGCCGTTATCACTACGAAGATTCTGGAGTAACTCAGCATGTTTGA
- a CDS encoding TonB-dependent receptor encodes MSRNSAVPLLIYSVLFTSATASAAQQDFSDLTLKELVAMDVFTSASLVPTQINKAPGTVYTFSRDDFNRYGVRRLDDLLQFVPGLQLNQYRKRHRSIWARGVLNRYNDKMVLLVDGVRVRQLYYNHFSLGDNLPLEYIETVEVILGPASSLYGANAFAGIISVTTRSFSNTEQLEAGLEAGSNRRGKGTALYNSKDLQLFASYLEQDAPFSSDRKSFIGGDSLQPLNEDYSNIHIKARPLPQLTLQLDYNRNKTPFLFIPSTQDAYIDSDYLNLSAHYEIGSIDEGQLKSSIYYQKDNTREYELEQLTQSLGYEEHQNATMAGASLTLLKQFDQHTLTGGLDWRYEKAERSDYTRNYHFASGFLPTPETGNLLSQPDITNNDYAAFVQDIWQIRPDLSLTIGGRYDYFEQFGGYFNHRTALVYTPDNQQTWKLQHGTAIRTPGFREYLKVLEGTSFIPPQVEAERIAMTELGYLYQWDEASLNINLFRSQIDDFIQEMPTPGPDSSDEYFANSDSVYRMRGAELLLNLRPTQKLNTRLGISYLETDADAGAQPYLASWSGSLQSDYQLSQNHLLGASLIYSSSRTDTNNWNDAADSFTTVNLFGSGRLTRELNYAFGVDNLFDKRVMDPAADFGKLHNNERSEREFWIRLQWNHDLL; translated from the coding sequence ATGTCGAGAAACAGTGCCGTACCACTGCTTATATACTCAGTATTATTTACCTCCGCGACAGCCAGTGCGGCACAGCAAGATTTCAGCGATCTCACCCTGAAAGAGCTGGTGGCAATGGATGTATTTACCTCGGCCTCCCTTGTGCCCACCCAGATCAACAAAGCGCCGGGAACGGTATACACCTTCAGTCGTGATGATTTTAACCGCTACGGCGTGCGTCGACTGGATGATCTTTTACAGTTTGTTCCGGGCCTGCAGCTAAATCAGTATCGTAAACGACATCGCTCCATCTGGGCCCGCGGCGTTTTGAACCGCTATAACGACAAGATGGTGCTGCTGGTTGATGGAGTACGGGTACGTCAGCTCTACTACAACCACTTCAGCCTTGGGGATAACCTGCCACTGGAATACATTGAAACCGTCGAGGTCATTCTGGGTCCTGCATCCAGCCTCTATGGAGCCAACGCATTTGCCGGCATTATTTCGGTTACCACCCGAAGCTTCAGCAACACTGAACAACTGGAAGCGGGACTGGAGGCTGGCAGCAATCGACGCGGCAAAGGCACAGCACTCTATAACAGTAAAGACCTGCAACTGTTTGCCAGTTACCTGGAGCAGGACGCCCCCTTTAGTTCGGACCGAAAGAGTTTTATCGGCGGGGATTCGCTTCAGCCTCTGAATGAGGACTACAGCAATATCCATATAAAAGCCCGGCCGCTGCCCCAGCTTACGCTGCAACTGGATTACAACCGCAATAAAACCCCTTTCCTCTTCATTCCGTCCACCCAGGATGCGTATATCGATAGTGACTACCTGAACCTGTCGGCTCATTATGAAATCGGTTCTATCGATGAAGGACAGCTAAAAAGCAGCATCTATTATCAGAAGGATAACACCCGGGAGTATGAGCTGGAGCAGCTAACCCAGTCGCTGGGGTACGAGGAACATCAGAATGCCACCATGGCCGGGGCCTCATTAACCCTGCTGAAACAGTTTGATCAACACACACTGACCGGCGGCCTGGACTGGCGATATGAGAAAGCAGAGCGAAGCGACTATACCCGTAATTATCATTTTGCCAGTGGTTTTCTGCCCACCCCTGAAACCGGCAACCTGCTTTCCCAACCCGATATAACCAACAATGATTATGCCGCATTCGTTCAGGATATCTGGCAGATTCGTCCGGACCTGAGCCTGACGATTGGCGGACGCTATGATTACTTCGAACAGTTTGGCGGTTACTTTAACCACCGCACAGCACTGGTGTATACCCCTGATAATCAGCAAACCTGGAAACTGCAACACGGCACCGCGATCCGCACACCGGGATTCAGGGAATATCTGAAGGTACTGGAAGGCACCAGTTTCATCCCCCCTCAGGTAGAGGCTGAACGAATCGCGATGACTGAGCTGGGCTACCTCTACCAGTGGGATGAGGCGAGCTTGAATATCAACCTGTTCAGAAGCCAGATTGATGATTTTATTCAGGAAATGCCGACACCCGGTCCGGACAGTAGCGATGAGTATTTTGCCAACAGCGACTCTGTTTATCGAATGCGCGGCGCTGAATTATTGCTGAATCTGCGACCCACACAAAAGCTCAATACCCGCCTCGGCATCAGCTACCTGGAAACCGACGCCGATGCAGGAGCCCAGCCCTATCTGGCCTCCTGGAGCGGCAGCCTGCAAAGCGATTATCAGCTAAGCCAGAATCATCTGCTGGGCGCCAGCCTGATCTATAGCAGCAGCCGAACCGATACCAACAACTGGAATGATGCCGCTGATTCGTTCACAACGGTCAACCTGTTTGGTTCAGGAAGGCTGACACGGGAACTGAATTACGCATTTGGGGTTGATAACCTGTTTGATAAACGGGTGATGGACCCTGCCGCAGACTTCGGCAAGCTGCACAACAATGAACGCAGTGAAAGAGAGTTCTGGATCCGACTGCAATGGAATCATGATCTTCTATGA
- a CDS encoding EAL domain-containing protein, with amino-acid sequence MSIFKRLPLRRKLMSLLILISSTVLALATTGFALHDWFDSKLQATENLRSQADIISTNSIAALTFGDAEAARITLTSLDNVQDIVLAVLYDADGQLFAKYSPHNYPLPELPESSEGQLNNALYVVRPVTIDREIIGYTLLLSDLSSLTTRRGDQMSIAFAVFLLSLIVVLLLSSVAQRIVTRPITELATTVRKITRTRNYQLRVRSRSEDEIGNLATDFNQMIEQIQVRDNELEQARQQLEEKVKDRTAELLLLTRQLEHQAFHDSLTGLPNRATFDNNLNTAISYAQRRNEQLTVMFLDLDRFKDINDSLGHDMGDQLLIELSSRLQHCLRSSDTLARLGGDEFAILAINTSQNRASDIATKLIRTIQQPVVIDGFNLQVTTSIGISIYPTDGTDATTIVKHADTAMYCSKAAGRDQFSFFAKQMNIRSERRIHLAQKLRQAIEEQRFEVYYQPKWCIRRNKIVGMEALIRWFDAHEGAIPPDEFIPLAEDQGLIGLVDQWVIKKACQDILQVRQQFGEHIQLSVNFSPAHFIRRDLYKRIAEILSETGFPGTSLELEITETFMATENESLLEQLNQIRDLGVEISIDDFGIAYSSLSRLKRLPLNTLKIDRSFIRDIGSDQDDEVIVKTIIDMAHNLNLKVVAEGVETAEQLAFVRQYNCDQVQGFLFSPPIPLQQLIQLMEQQESPVKA; translated from the coding sequence ATGTCGATCTTTAAACGCCTCCCGCTGCGTCGCAAGCTGATGTCACTGTTAATCCTGATAAGCAGTACTGTACTGGCACTGGCCACCACCGGTTTTGCCCTGCACGACTGGTTTGATTCCAAGCTGCAGGCGACCGAGAACCTGCGCTCCCAGGCGGACATCATCAGCACCAACTCCATTGCCGCACTCACCTTTGGCGATGCCGAGGCCGCCAGAATCACGCTGACATCACTGGATAATGTTCAGGATATAGTCCTGGCGGTACTCTATGATGCTGACGGGCAGCTATTTGCAAAATACTCACCCCATAATTATCCGTTACCCGAGCTGCCCGAAAGCAGCGAAGGACAGCTTAACAACGCCCTTTATGTGGTACGACCGGTAACAATAGATCGGGAGATCATCGGCTACACCCTGCTACTCTCCGATCTCAGCAGCCTGACAACCCGACGAGGCGACCAGATGAGTATCGCATTTGCGGTATTTCTGCTGTCCCTGATCGTTGTGCTGCTGCTATCAAGCGTTGCCCAGCGAATAGTCACCCGGCCGATTACTGAACTGGCCACGACCGTCCGTAAAATCACCCGTACACGAAACTACCAGCTAAGGGTTCGCAGCCGCTCTGAAGATGAGATTGGCAATCTGGCAACCGACTTCAACCAGATGATTGAACAGATTCAGGTCCGCGACAATGAACTGGAGCAAGCCCGGCAACAACTGGAAGAGAAAGTTAAAGACCGTACCGCAGAATTACTGTTACTGACCCGGCAACTGGAACATCAGGCGTTTCATGACAGCCTGACCGGCCTGCCCAACAGAGCCACCTTCGATAATAACCTGAACACCGCAATCAGTTATGCCCAGAGGCGCAACGAACAGCTGACGGTCATGTTTCTTGATCTCGACCGTTTTAAGGATATCAATGACTCTCTGGGCCATGATATGGGCGATCAGCTGCTGATAGAGCTGTCATCACGCCTGCAGCACTGCCTGAGAAGCAGCGACACTCTGGCCCGGTTAGGCGGCGATGAATTTGCTATTCTGGCGATCAATACTTCACAGAACAGAGCCTCAGATATCGCCACAAAACTAATCAGAACGATCCAGCAACCTGTTGTTATTGATGGGTTTAACCTGCAGGTGACGACCAGTATCGGTATCAGTATCTACCCGACGGATGGCACTGATGCAACCACCATTGTAAAACATGCTGATACCGCGATGTATTGCTCAAAGGCGGCCGGCAGAGACCAGTTCAGTTTCTTTGCCAAACAGATGAATATCCGCTCTGAACGCCGCATTCATCTGGCACAGAAGCTCAGACAGGCGATCGAAGAACAACGCTTCGAAGTCTATTATCAGCCAAAATGGTGTATCCGGCGCAACAAAATTGTGGGTATGGAAGCCCTGATTCGCTGGTTCGATGCGCACGAAGGCGCGATACCACCCGATGAATTTATCCCCCTCGCCGAGGATCAGGGTCTGATTGGTCTGGTTGACCAGTGGGTCATTAAAAAAGCCTGCCAGGATATTCTGCAAGTGCGTCAGCAGTTCGGCGAACATATCCAGCTGTCTGTGAATTTCTCCCCGGCGCACTTTATTCGCCGGGATCTCTATAAACGGATAGCTGAAATTCTCTCAGAAACCGGTTTTCCGGGAACCTCACTGGAACTGGAAATAACCGAAACCTTTATGGCAACGGAAAATGAGTCACTGCTTGAGCAACTGAACCAGATTCGAGATCTGGGCGTCGAAATATCTATTGATGACTTCGGTATCGCCTATTCTTCTCTCAGCCGACTGAAACGACTGCCACTGAACACCCTTAAAATTGACCGCTCTTTTATTCGCGATATTGGCAGCGATCAGGACGACGAGGTGATCGTCAAAACGATTATCGATATGGCCCACAACCTGAATCTGAAGGTCGTTGCAGAGGGGGTTGAAACAGCAGAACAACTGGCCTTTGTGCGACAATACAACTGTGATCAGGTACAAGGGTTCCTGTTCAGCCCGCCCATCCCCCTGCAGCAACTGATCCAGCTAATGGAGCAGCAGGAATCTCCCGTTAAGGCCTGA
- a CDS encoding YfiR family protein translates to MMNAVHHFSSLYLRRKPVLLLLLVCLWPLNLKAESHEYKLQQVKAAILFNIAKFVRWPDKTVSQSPDHLTICHYRENTLSPAFQSIYGKRVQHRTINDKLIGTLAGADQCAMLFIPLSQLRTFAEDQAHHGPLPVLTIADLTESYSTESSDSRAAVNLIRQGSRIGLDIYLPEVTRNGLTISSELLKLARVRR, encoded by the coding sequence ATGATGAATGCGGTGCACCACTTTTCATCCCTTTACCTGCGGCGTAAACCTGTGTTGCTGTTGCTGCTCGTCTGCCTGTGGCCACTCAACCTCAAAGCCGAGTCCCATGAATACAAACTGCAGCAGGTCAAAGCCGCCATTCTGTTCAATATTGCGAAGTTCGTCCGCTGGCCAGACAAAACGGTATCGCAAAGCCCGGATCATCTGACAATCTGTCACTACCGTGAAAATACCCTTAGTCCGGCTTTTCAGTCCATTTATGGAAAGCGGGTGCAACACAGAACAATCAATGACAAGCTGATTGGTACACTCGCCGGGGCTGACCAGTGTGCTATGCTGTTCATTCCGCTCTCGCAGCTCAGGACGTTCGCTGAAGATCAGGCTCATCATGGCCCATTGCCTGTCTTAACGATCGCGGATCTGACAGAAAGCTACTCCACCGAATCATCCGATTCCCGGGCGGCAGTCAATCTCATCCGCCAGGGTTCACGCATAGGTCTCGACATCTATCTTCCTGAGGTCACACGAAACGGGCTGACGATCAGCTCAGAACTCCTCAAATTAGCCCGAGTCAGGAGGTAG
- the cydB gene encoding cytochrome d ubiquinol oxidase subunit II, with protein sequence MFDYETLRLLWWLLVGVLLIGFAITDGFDLGVAMLLPLLGKTDTERRVMINTIGPHWDGNQVWLITAGGAIFAAWPLVYATAFSGFYWAMLLVLFALFFRPIGFEYRSKMPGRRWRNNWDLGLCLGSFVPALVFGVAFGNLFLGVPFSFDELTRSTYTGSFWALLNPFAIVTGLISVLMMVLQGAVWLQMRAGGAIQQRSRNTAGITGLLLSALLIIAGLWLYTSIPGYSISSSVIADAGSNPLSKTVIQSANWFGNFALYPQLWLLPLAAVVFPLLTSLLAWAGRYGLAFLTSSLGISSIILLAGVTLFPFVMPSSTDMSSSLTLWDATSSKLTLEIMLWVAMVFVPIILLYTTWCYVKMWRRIEPDFIEQNNVSNY encoded by the coding sequence ATGTTTGATTATGAAACTCTGCGCCTGCTCTGGTGGCTGCTGGTAGGCGTTCTGCTGATCGGATTCGCCATCACCGACGGCTTTGACCTCGGGGTAGCGATGCTCCTCCCCCTGCTGGGAAAAACCGATACCGAACGCCGGGTGATGATCAATACCATCGGACCTCACTGGGATGGTAATCAGGTCTGGCTGATCACCGCCGGCGGTGCCATTTTCGCCGCCTGGCCACTGGTGTATGCCACCGCCTTCTCAGGTTTTTACTGGGCGATGCTACTGGTACTGTTTGCCCTGTTCTTCCGCCCTATTGGCTTTGAATACCGTAGCAAGATGCCCGGCCGCCGCTGGCGCAATAACTGGGATCTGGGACTCTGCCTGGGGTCATTTGTGCCTGCACTGGTGTTTGGTGTCGCATTCGGCAATCTGTTCCTCGGCGTACCCTTCAGTTTTGATGAACTCACCCGTTCGACCTATACCGGCTCGTTCTGGGCACTGCTTAACCCGTTCGCCATTGTCACTGGGCTGATCAGTGTGCTGATGATGGTACTGCAAGGGGCCGTGTGGTTACAGATGCGGGCAGGCGGAGCCATTCAGCAACGCAGTCGCAATACGGCCGGCATTACCGGTCTGCTGCTCAGTGCATTGCTGATCATTGCAGGCCTGTGGCTCTACACCAGCATTCCCGGTTATAGCATCAGCAGTTCCGTGATTGCCGATGCCGGCTCCAACCCACTGAGCAAAACCGTGATTCAGAGTGCAAACTGGTTTGGTAATTTTGCCCTCTATCCGCAACTATGGCTGCTGCCGCTGGCCGCCGTCGTTTTCCCCCTGCTAACCAGCCTGCTCGCCTGGGCCGGTCGCTATGGACTGGCGTTTTTAACCAGCAGTCTGGGTATCAGCAGCATTATTCTGCTGGCCGGTGTCACGCTGTTCCCGTTCGTGATGCCATCCTCGACCGATATGTCCAGCAGCCTGACCCTGTGGGATGCCACCTCCAGCAAACTGACACTGGAGATTATGCTGTGGGTTGCGATGGTTTTCGTACCGATCATTCTGCTCTACACCACCTGGTGTTACGTCAAGATGTGGCGCCGCATTGAGCCTGATTTTATCGAGCAGAACAATGTTTCTAACTATTAA